The Herpetosiphon gulosus nucleotide sequence CATGATGGGCGCTTGTATTAAGTCTTTCAGCTGCATCGCGTGGAGTTAATTCTTGAAAGCAAACTAAATCAATAATCTGACGTTGTAGTGGAGAGAGGATTGTTGGTAGCAAATCAAGAATTGCCTGAGCAAATAATCTATCCTCGATTTGTTTGCTTACATTAGTGTTAGATACCAAGATCGCAGAAATATTCGTTTGCTGTTCTGCTTGCTCAAGCGAATCAGCTGATTTAGCTCGTCGATAACGGCTGGTAAAATCACGGACCTGATACCAAACCCAGCTTATCAGTGCTTTAGGATCACGCACCTTTTCAGGATTCGTGATCAACACTTTGACGACCTCTTGAGCAATATCACGTGCTAGTTCCTCATCGACTCCTAGGATGAGCGCTCGCCGAAACGCCATTGTGTAAATATCGTCGCAGGCCAAATTGGCGTTTGGTTGGACATTCCGCCGTGGATTATTCCTGCGCATTGCCATAATAGCATTATAGAGACACTGCGCATAGGCTTGCTGAATTGCCAATTTAATCTGTTGTTCATTAATTGGCGCAGCTCGTTGGGCTAAATCTTGGGTTACCGAGCGAATGATCGCCGCTTGTTCGTGGACAAGCGACCATTGAAATTGGCGCTGAAGCTTGTGCCATACCGCCTCAACTTGAGCATCAAGGGTATCGTGCATCGGTTAATCCTTATGAATCAATAAACTCATTCAAAAATCCTCACGATCAAATGAGATGAAATGCTCGCTCAAAACTCTTCTGTGATGCCAGGATTTTCTGGGCAACACAAAGGAGTACAGCATTATGAAACGCACAGTTTGTGGATTGATGATCGTTGGCTTGCTTTTCGTTTTTGGTCGCATTGAATCAGCCAATCAATTACAGCTGCCTGAACATTCAAACCAACTCCTTGCTTGTGGCAATCCCTTAATTTGCGGTGGTGGCGGTGGTGCCGGTGGATTGAAAGGCCCAGTCCGCTGGTAAGTCGTCTAACATAATTCAATCGAACGCGGCTAAACTCCCTTGTTTAGTCGCGTTCTGCAGCATAATATTGACTGGTAAACACTAATCCGCCCCAATCCAAAACGAGGTCTTCACGTTGGATGGCTTGGCGATGCGCTAAAGCTAGGGCAAGCGCTGGGTCGTCTCCTTTTCTAAGCGTCGTATGGATTGTATTTAAAAGGCTACTGAGGCTGCCATCACGGCTCGGCCATAGATTGGCAAGCACTCCTTGAGCACCCGCGATAATCCAAGCCCATGCCAAACTTAAGTTTTCTTCACCTGGAAGGAGTTCGGCCACAGCCCCATCACATGTCGATAGAATAACTAAAGCTTGGGCTACGTTTAAATGGATAATCTCGCTGAGCCATAACTCTCCATCAGTAAAGGCAATATGGCCAATCAGCCCATGAATCGGGCGCATACTGGCATGGGTTGCAAGATGGATAATGGAATAGTCACATTTATTCGTCATTGCTTTGATAGTAGCAAGCTGGCATTGCTGCTGGAGATCAAGCGTGTAGTCGTCTGGGTAATCAGTCGCTATCGTATCCAGCTCGGCTTCCACATGATCAAGGTTTGGATATGGATGATTAAAGGTAGTACAACCACCCAGAAAAATACGCTTGGAGCTTACCACAGTTGGGCTTGGAGCAAATAACGTCAGGCTTGGAACAACTTGTAAAATTGCCATCTCGCACAACCACTTATCAGCAATGCGCAAGGCAGGCCAAGGCAATTGATGTAAAACACCACTTGGCACAAGATACAAACGATAATCAGCATGGAGTTGCTGCTGCACCCGCTTGGGAATAAGCAATGATCCCAAGGTTGTTTGCAGCGACCAGCGTGGATCATCGCGATCAGGTGCTAAGCGCCCATCACGATAGGCAAAATTGCGGGATTGGGGATCACATGCCAACCGCAGCAATTGCTCAACTTCCTTGGTAATGGCGATACATTCATAGAAAATCGATTGATGATCAATTCCTATAATTAAAAGATTATGCTCAACCCAGCAATAGGATAGAATTGTCCAATGTGAGCCGTAGCTGCGTTGAAGATTAGCTTGGATGGTTTTAATCTCAAGCTGTTGTTCTGGCAATTCGGGTGGTAGCTGTTGATGACGAAGTTGCCCAAGCATCCGAACATAGTCCGCTAGTTGCGCTTGTAATTGGGCTTTGAGCGCCGCATTATGGCGTTGCGTTTGAACTGAACGACTGATTTCACGAATTGATTGCAGGAGTTGGGTTTGTTCAAAGCCTTGGGCGATCGTTGGCAATTGATGCCGTAAAAGGCGTTGAATCGTTAATGCTCGTTGCTGTTCGGCCAATAGCAGCATACTTGCAGCATTGTCCAAGCGCAAAGCACATACTAATGCATCAAGATACAATTGTTTGGCTCGCGTAAACAGCGAGCTACTAAGATGCTCACTCGCAAGTTGACGGCGCAGCATAAAGATACATTGACTAGCCGCCTCATAGTAGCTCAGTGCTTGGGATGGTTGGTGCTGTAATTCAGCCAAGCGGGCTAAGCCATACAAGGCTCGCCATTGATGAATTGGTTGCGATGCAAACTGATCAACTAATTCTTCAAGCAATCGTTGATCAATGGTTTGGCCATGTCGATGCTGTAATCCAATCCAGGTATGCTCTAAGCGGCATTCCGCAGCACGAGTATACTCACCATTTTGCAAAAACTGATCATGCGCCAAATAAAGCGTTTCCATGGCCAAATCAATCGCTGCTTCCTGATAGAAAATATCAGCTTTGATCCGCGAGGCGCTACCCTTAAACAATTGGTGCTCAGCGGCTAGGGGAGCTTTTTCATAGGATTGTATATAATAATGTGCTAGGGAGATATCATGCTTGAGAATCGCAATGCTGGCTAGGTTTAAATATAACATTAACATCCGGCCTTGAGCCGATTTCTCAGTAAAAATTGCCAAAGCCAGCATATAATGGGCTTGGGCAGCATCCCAATGCCCAATTTGCTGATAAATTGCGCCCAAGCTTCCTTCACAACTCCCCACATCAATCGTTCGACCAACTTGGTTAAACAATTCACGGGCTTGTTGGCAACGAGCTAATGCCCCAGCGTAATCGCCGCGCAATTGCAAGAGGGCACTTTGGTTGAGTTTCACAAAGGCTTGTTGTAACGGCAAATCATGGGTTTGAAATTCAACCGCCGCTTGATCCAGCAACGTTTGAGCTTCGGCTAATTGCTCGGATGAGATCAAGGCCCAAGCTTGTTCAACATGGCATTTAGCGATTTCAAGCAGATTAGCATCATGATCAAACCAAGCAATTGCTGCTTGCAAAAGCGGAATTGTCCGAAGATATTCGCCTTTCGCCACCAGCGCTGCTCCAAGAACACGCTGGAGTTTCGCCGCATCGCTCCGATCTTGAGGATTATCCAAGTAGGGCAGCCATTGATCGACAACCTGCTGAACCGCCTGAGGGTCGCGTTTACTATGCCAGGCCCTAGCCAAATAGATTGCGGTACGAGCAGCTTCAGTCATTTCGTTAAGCTGCTGATATTGATCAATCAAGCTTGTCCATGCTTTGATCTCCGTCGAACTATCGGCTAATGATCGTTGGAGCAGCAGTGCGCGAAGCGAATGAAGTTGCCATAGTTGCGGAAACTCAGCTTGTTGAGCCAGCGTATGAGCAGTTTCTAACCATTGGACTGATTCGCTGATTCGCTCCCAAGCCAACAAGGCGGAACCTAAGAGGAAGGCCTTCCAGAATGGTTCGGCACCATCCTGATCGAATAGTTGAGCCTGAATTACTGCAGCCCGAGGATTTCGTTCCATGGTGTTCAGAATGGCATAAGCTTGTTCAGGAATCGTAAAAACAGAGGGCATCGCCAATCCTTTCCTTGGAATTGTTAGGCATTTCAGGATTATTAGCTTGCTAATAATAGCCATTTATGTTATTGATTAGCGTATCAGATGCAGATGGAGTGGATTCTAGCATATTTTACTGAATGTTTAAAGCGCTTGATTGGCATGCTATGCCAATGTTCGATCTATTGCTGAGCGATTAATTCGCTGATAAATTTGGTATTTTAAGGAACACCCATGGCAACTCACCATGCGAAGGTTGATTTTGTAGCAGCGTTTAGCTTGGCTCAAAGCTGGCAATTAAGCCCAGAACAATGCTTCGAGTATGCGATTACACTTGAACAGAGTGAAGCCATAACGCCTGAGGAACAGGCGCTCGTTTTGAGCTATATTCATACCGAAAAACATCTGGTGCAGGCACTCCAAGATAGCAACCACCCTGATCACGCAGCTGCGCTGAGCGAAGTTCAAGCCCAATGTCTCCATACAATTCGGCTCTATAGCTACCACTGGAAAAAAGATAATGCCTTAGCCGAAGAAGATATTTGTCAAACAGCCTTGCTAAGAACCCTTGAGAAAATTAAACTGTTCAAGTATCGTTCAGCCTTCCGTACATGGATTACGCGGATTGTCATTAATGAGTCGTTACAGTTACATCGCCGCCAAAATACCCAATCCCGAGCCGCCGAACAAGAGTCGCTGGAATTGCATGCAGGATTACAGAGTCACCAAGAATCAGTGCTTGACGTTGCCATCAATAATGTTGAACGCATTGAATTTGAAGCGATCCTACGCCAACAAACCGATCAACGCTTACTAACCGTTTTTGAAATGTATGTTGATCAAGATGCAACCCTGAAGCAAATTGGGGAATATCTGCATCTCAAGCCAAGCCGAGTGCATACCTTACTGAAGCTTGTCCGGGATTTATTTCGGGGGTTTCGCGATAACCCTGATCACAATCCACCGCAGACCTGAAAAATTTTTTAGTTAACGTATCTAGATCATAAGACGCGCTATGCTATTGAATGACGAAAAATCTAGTTGATTGAGTATGCTATGAACCCACCATTATGCGCTTGTAGCGATGTACAACATTGGCTACAAACCAAGCTCACAACAATCACCTTGGCAGAAGCCTATCAAGCCTTTAATCGGCATCTTTGTGAGTGCCCAATTTGCCGAGGAGCACTCTATGAGTCCATTCGCCTAGAGTGGTTAGCTGATCACATCCCATCGTCGGATTGCGAGCAGTGTCAGGATCTCATGACTGATTTTGTTACTTTAGAGCGGCATAATCCGCTTGAAGCATTGCAACGCTATCCCAGTGTTTGGCTGCACCTGTGGTTTTGTGCTGAATGTTTAGAAACCTATACTGAATTTGTTGGCTTGCTTGATCACGAACCTTCATTACTTATGCCAACCCATTGGATTGGCCCGAGTGTCGCTGCTTCGATTGCCAAACCATCGGTCATCGAGCGCTTTAAACCATTACTAACCATTCTCCGTTCGGCACTTGGTGGCTTGCCAACCCAGCTTGAACTGAGCGGAGCATTTCGTAACAGCGGGGCTATGGGCTATTTGATTCGTCCATTTGGGGCTTATACCATCCCACCATTCTCAGGTGAGATCCATGCCTTTGCCGAAACCGATGGCACTTGGACACTTGAGGTAAGCATTGAGCCATTGCGTCCTGGCTCGTTGAAAGCCCAAATTGGAACCTATAGTCAAGTTTGCCCAATTCCTTTGGAAGGGCCAGCCGTATTTGTTGCCATTCCGCAAGATCAGTTAATGTCGCCGGAAACTGATCTCAAGCTCTCGATCGAACTTGCTGATTTGCCCTAAAGCTCATCGATCTGGCCTAACCCAATAAGCCTCAAGCCTAGGGTTAGGCTATTTAACATGCTTACGGCGAGTCAGCTCACAACCCCAATCAAAGCTTATGGTATTCTCTGTGCTAAGAGTCCTTCTTGCTGCCTGCGCTGACGCTGATATCCTAGATTCTCGGCGGTTAGCAGCAGCGTTGCTTGCTAGCTAGGCTTGGAGAATGCCACATGATAGCTGACTTATTGTCGCGCCCCGAGGTTAATACCCTGCCCGATCTGCTCCGAGCCGCAGCAGAAGCCAATCCCAATCAAGTAATTATCCATATCGCCGCAGCAGGACACGAACGGGTTATCTGTTATCGAGACCTGTATACCAATGCTCAGCAGATGGCCCATATGCTCCGGAGCAGTGGCTTGGCTCCACGCCAGTTAATCCTTATTGCTGTTGAAGCCAGCGATGATTTCCTAACAAGCTTTTGGGGTGCGATCATAGCGGGCCTTATTCCAGCACCCTTAGCCGCCGAACCAGAACGTATTTT carries:
- a CDS encoding sigma-70 family RNA polymerase sigma factor, translating into MHDTLDAQVEAVWHKLQRQFQWSLVHEQAAIIRSVTQDLAQRAAPINEQQIKLAIQQAYAQCLYNAIMAMRRNNPRRNVQPNANLACDDIYTMAFRRALILGVDEELARDIAQEVVKVLITNPEKVRDPKALISWVWYQVRDFTSRYRRAKSADSLEQAEQQTNISAILVSNTNVSKQIEDRLFAQAILDLLPTILSPLQRQIIDLVCFQELTPRDAAERLNTSAHHVRVEKSRALAKIRSHPALQVWIETD
- a CDS encoding CHAT domain-containing tetratricopeptide repeat protein, whose product is MPSVFTIPEQAYAILNTMERNPRAAVIQAQLFDQDGAEPFWKAFLLGSALLAWERISESVQWLETAHTLAQQAEFPQLWQLHSLRALLLQRSLADSSTEIKAWTSLIDQYQQLNEMTEAARTAIYLARAWHSKRDPQAVQQVVDQWLPYLDNPQDRSDAAKLQRVLGAALVAKGEYLRTIPLLQAAIAWFDHDANLLEIAKCHVEQAWALISSEQLAEAQTLLDQAAVEFQTHDLPLQQAFVKLNQSALLQLRGDYAGALARCQQARELFNQVGRTIDVGSCEGSLGAIYQQIGHWDAAQAHYMLALAIFTEKSAQGRMLMLYLNLASIAILKHDISLAHYYIQSYEKAPLAAEHQLFKGSASRIKADIFYQEAAIDLAMETLYLAHDQFLQNGEYTRAAECRLEHTWIGLQHRHGQTIDQRLLEELVDQFASQPIHQWRALYGLARLAELQHQPSQALSYYEAASQCIFMLRRQLASEHLSSSLFTRAKQLYLDALVCALRLDNAASMLLLAEQQRALTIQRLLRHQLPTIAQGFEQTQLLQSIREISRSVQTQRHNAALKAQLQAQLADYVRMLGQLRHQQLPPELPEQQLEIKTIQANLQRSYGSHWTILSYCWVEHNLLIIGIDHQSIFYECIAITKEVEQLLRLACDPQSRNFAYRDGRLAPDRDDPRWSLQTTLGSLLIPKRVQQQLHADYRLYLVPSGVLHQLPWPALRIADKWLCEMAILQVVPSLTLFAPSPTVVSSKRIFLGGCTTFNHPYPNLDHVEAELDTIATDYPDDYTLDLQQQCQLATIKAMTNKCDYSIIHLATHASMRPIHGLIGHIAFTDGELWLSEIIHLNVAQALVILSTCDGAVAELLPGEENLSLAWAWIIAGAQGVLANLWPSRDGSLSSLLNTIHTTLRKGDDPALALALAHRQAIQREDLVLDWGGLVFTSQYYAAERD
- a CDS encoding sigma-70 family RNA polymerase sigma factor, whose translation is MATHHAKVDFVAAFSLAQSWQLSPEQCFEYAITLEQSEAITPEEQALVLSYIHTEKHLVQALQDSNHPDHAAALSEVQAQCLHTIRLYSYHWKKDNALAEEDICQTALLRTLEKIKLFKYRSAFRTWITRIVINESLQLHRRQNTQSRAAEQESLELHAGLQSHQESVLDVAINNVERIEFEAILRQQTDQRLLTVFEMYVDQDATLKQIGEYLHLKPSRVHTLLKLVRDLFRGFRDNPDHNPPQT